CTAGTGTCTCTCAAAGCAGATGACGCAAACACCGTTGATTTGTACTGGCATTGCATTTACCCATGATGCACGGCCTGTCAGTGACGCAAGTGGGCCAGCGGCTCACCAGCAATCCGAAGGAAACAAAGAGCCGCACACTCATACTAATCATTTGGCTATTAACCCAACCGGAATACGCCACAAGATGAAACTACGCCGTCCGAAGACGTCATTTTGATATCACCTGCAAGTCATTAAAACCAGTGCAAAAAAAATGTCCCATCGGTTTTTTCATACAAACCAACAACGCTTGTACATATCTGAAACCTGTAGACCAACCACCTGATGAATTTTTTTTCAGACTAGCTTGTACGACGTGTCCTACACTTGTTTTCGTGCTGGATTGGGGATCAGGAAGTACCCAAGTCACAAAGAAACCCATGGAGAGTTACCGATGGTCAATTGGCGCAATTCACGGCTGCCCAAGCTGGAAGGCGAGAGCGAAATCACCACCGTGTATGAAATGGTGATCAACCGCACTCAGGAAATGGGGTTCAAATATTGCTCGTTCACGATGAGTACTCAATCCGAAAATACCCAAGCAAAGCCTTTCAACTGCAACAACTACCCAAATGAATGGAACAGAATCTATCAACAAGCAGGTTTCTTCGACAAAGATCCGGCTGTAGTTCACTGCAAGCACTCTGTACTGCCCATCCTCTGGGAGAAGCAAGCCTTCGGTAACACCCCTGAACTGTGGGACTTGGCTGAGTCATTTGGGGTGCATAGGGGCTGGTCCCAGGCGGTGCATGATTTCAAGGGTGTATTCAGTATGCTGACCCTGGTGCGTGACAAGGGTGAGGTCAGCCCTGAAGAGCTTTACGAAAAAGCCGGTCAAGTCTTGTGGCTCTGCCATGCGATGCATGCCGTAGTCGCGCTTCAATACACCTGCGAACCCATCGACGAGGCGCCGTTCAAGTTAACGGCCCGCGAAACGGAGATTCTCAGATGGTGCGCGATGGGCAAGACCGCCGCGGAGATCGCTCGCATTCTGTGCCTGTCCGAGCGCACGGTGGGTTTTCATGTCGGCAGAGTACTCAGCAAATTGAAGGTCACCAGTAAGATCCAGGCTGTGCTCTGCCTCGCCAAAGCGGGGATGCTCTAATCGTCAATTAAACACCCCATGTCATTGCGTAAAAAAAAACGTAACATTTACGGCCAATTCTGAGTGTTGATGCCGCCCCCTTCAGCGGGTCGCGTCGCCTTTCACTCAGACGGTTCCGTCGATTACCCAGAGCATTCTTCCCCCATGCCCCTGCTTGACAGCCCTTTCGCCCAGCTCGATCTGATTCGTCAGCCAGAGCAACACAATGATCCGCTGCAAGCATTCGATGCCGCCGACGAGTACCTGCTCAACCACCTTGGCGCACAGCAACCCAATGCGCTGACCCGCGTGCTGGTACTCAATGACAGCTTTGGTGCCCTCGCGGCCAGCCTAGCGGGCCAGATGCCGGTGACCTCCAGCGGCGACTCGTTCCTCGCCGCCCACGCCCTGGAGAAAAACCTGGTGCGTAACGGCAAGGCGTTTGATGCCGTGCCATTCGTACCCGCCAGCATCGCGCCGGTGGGGCCCTTCGATCGGGTGCTGATCCGTGTGCCAAAAACCCTGGCGCTGCTGGAAGAACAGTTGATCCGCCTGCAAGGGCAATTGGCGCCGGGCGCCGAGGTGATCGCCGGGGCGATGGTCAAGCACTTGCCCCGCGCCGCCGGTGAACTGCTGGAGCGTTACATCGGGCCGATGCACGCGACGCTTGCGGTCAAAAAGGCGCGATTGCTGATCGCCACCGTGGCAGATCGCCCTGTCGCAGTCTCGCCCTACCCCACCCGCTACACCCTGGACGCCCCAGCGATCGAGTTGCTCAACCACGCCAACGTTTTCTGCCGCGAAGGCCTGGACATCGGCACCCGTGCCTTCCTGCCGCACCTGCCGAAAAACCTTGGCAGCGCCCGCGTGGCAGACCTGGGCTGCGGCAATGGCGTATTGGCGATTGCCAGCGCTCTGCAAAACCCCGACACGCAGTACACGTTGGTGGATGAGTCCTATATGGCCGTGCAATCGGCGGCTGAAAACTGGCAAGCCGCCCTGGGCGATCGCGACGTGATTGTACGCGCCGATGACGGCCTGGCCGGTCAGGAGGCGCAATCGTTGGACGTGGTGCTGTGCAACCCACCGTTTCATCAACAACAAGTGGTGGGTGACTTCCTCGCCTGGCGCATGTTCCAGCAGGCACGCGAAGCCCTGGTAGTGGGCGGCGCGTTGTATATCGTGGGTAATCGCCACCTGGGCTACCACAGCAAGTTGGCGCGATTGTTCCGTGGCGTCGAACAAGTGGCGGCCACACCAAAGTTCGTCATCCTCAAAGCGCGCAAATAAAAAAGCCCTGCCCTTCCAATAGAAGAGCAGGGCTTGCCTCTCACGCTGGCAGGCCGGTTCGGTATGTCAGTGCGTGGTCAGGCCCGCCGCATTCATGAACATGCGCATCAGGCTGGCCACCACGAACAGGGCCAGCACGCTGCCGACCCAGATCATCGCCAGCCATCCCAGGCGCCGCCACAATGGCTGCTTCTCGGCCTGTTCAATCTCGTGCAGTGAAGGTTTACCGGACATGTTTCAACCCTCCTAGTGGTAGCCGTCTTCGTGGGTGACCTTGCCGCGGAACACGTAGTAGCTCCAGAAGGTATAACCCAGGATGAACGGGATGATGAACAACGTGCCCACCAGCATGAAGCCCTGGCTTTGCGGCGGTGCCGCAGCGTCCCAGATCGACACGGATGGCGGGATGATATTAGGCCACAAGCTGATGCCCAGGCCGCTGTAGCCCAGGAAGATCAGCACCAGCGTCAGCAGGAACGG
This genomic stretch from Pseudomonas synxantha BG33R harbors:
- a CDS encoding helix-turn-helix transcriptional regulator; translated protein: MVNWRNSRLPKLEGESEITTVYEMVINRTQEMGFKYCSFTMSTQSENTQAKPFNCNNYPNEWNRIYQQAGFFDKDPAVVHCKHSVLPILWEKQAFGNTPELWDLAESFGVHRGWSQAVHDFKGVFSMLTLVRDKGEVSPEELYEKAGQVLWLCHAMHAVVALQYTCEPIDEAPFKLTARETEILRWCAMGKTAAEIARILCLSERTVGFHVGRVLSKLKVTSKIQAVLCLAKAGML
- a CDS encoding DUF2474 domain-containing protein — protein: MSGKPSLHEIEQAEKQPLWRRLGWLAMIWVGSVLALFVVASLMRMFMNAAGLTTH
- a CDS encoding methyltransferase is translated as MPLLDSPFAQLDLIRQPEQHNDPLQAFDAADEYLLNHLGAQQPNALTRVLVLNDSFGALAASLAGQMPVTSSGDSFLAAHALEKNLVRNGKAFDAVPFVPASIAPVGPFDRVLIRVPKTLALLEEQLIRLQGQLAPGAEVIAGAMVKHLPRAAGELLERYIGPMHATLAVKKARLLIATVADRPVAVSPYPTRYTLDAPAIELLNHANVFCREGLDIGTRAFLPHLPKNLGSARVADLGCGNGVLAIASALQNPDTQYTLVDESYMAVQSAAENWQAALGDRDVIVRADDGLAGQEAQSLDVVLCNPPFHQQQVVGDFLAWRMFQQAREALVVGGALYIVGNRHLGYHSKLARLFRGVEQVAATPKFVILKARK